The Ziziphus jujuba cultivar Dongzao chromosome 7, ASM3175591v1 genome includes a region encoding these proteins:
- the LOC107407816 gene encoding uncharacterized protein LOC107407816 isoform X1 → MNIGSKYKNTNFQYPFNFRPHDNLRFASKNPFRIVEFRVYRRRRLKLNRKLALRNQLVPFDNLFNSFVSQFPSANSLEFIAPVLGFASGIALYLSRINSPKLSEVSDIGEWILFTSPTPFNRFVLLRCRSISFEGRELLEDVNEKLVKEEKHYVRLNSGRIQVKAGGVETDSDLEEKLEYQRVCVNTDDGGVISLDWPAHLDLEEEHGLDTTLLLVPGSAEGSMDRNVRSFVCEALKRGLFPVLMNPRGCAGSPLTTARLFTAADSDDVCTAIQFISKARPWTTLMGVGWGYGANMLTKYLAEVGEKTPLTAATCIDSPFDLEEATRFYSHHRAIDQKLTDGLIDILRSNKALFQGRAKGFDVEKALSAKSVRDFEKAISMVSHGFEAVEDFYSKSSTRSMVGNVKIPVLFIQNDDGSVPLFSIPRSLIAENPFTSLLLCSFLPSNDIYGGGSAISWYQQLTIEWLTAVELGLLKGRHPLLKDVDITINPSKGLALANGRPSQDSGKVAKLLDLTHLSALNGYSGDRMNDMLEESDDATSLSLRSRKVSQRKLEVEDAKLQEVENGGNSIDAELVNDEEVSPEDSERGQVLQTAQVVMNMLDITMPGILTEEKKKKVLTGIDQGETLMKALQDAVPEDVRDKLTNAVSGILHAQGTNLKINELLDVARISNVSSGLKSKIQEKVRGISNEEGSSQDHHTSDQMKTADDLSDNSVNNQPSINKASGAVESELHQSEKSQKPINISQSQSVSNQGSESSSSVRKESGDLGNNENGGENIDNIEKGSGVKPNSSSHAEKVGGAEEAIVDEHKDQSGRMAQSDTKEENNDKNEEKSVHNENKMASTSMTDEVSSSPGSFSEAQVQPTEREDNENQKMDDKNMQPTLDQTKTNSDSNSPTFNVSQAFDALTGMDDSTQVAVNSVFGVIENMITQLEEGSENESENKDEEIDSASDSVSRSHHLISDHTLEDSEGTSIDQSVEADRLSKPLAFKHIENSINSQHASPNRFLEKKPSHSPSSFNGKELNSSQKSYKDNSNRKNNKLAGSNLLLDNSYRLNKATNVPLYITSNANGGSLYNERLHNYVTSDNPTKPLDLDTTTALFLDYFPEEGKWILKEQPGNIESSANDVPTQRDVDRNMSKQSPPKVADEVIEPSYVVLDTETQQEPVEEYESTDNGKEYVEINDNRSEELMHFVKSVVLDSLKVEVGRRQSTAGMKEMEPNLARDMEQVANAVSLSIRHDKDHIQLSDVKCHKIDCTEKICTLDGEDIIRAISSAVQETSYLRRAIPVGVIIGSSLAALRKYFNVETVHSQNVDEAKKSGEIDPGMVNYIETHQIPVEKPMQNGWLDSSVSRAGGKTESRNLKNETMMMGAVTAALGASAFLVQNQDTFKDSELNSSKSLKMRDNNQKEPEKLEEDTSEKGQNNLVTSLAEKAMSVAGPVVPTKEDGEVDQERLVAMLADLGQKGGILRLVGKVALLWGGLRGAMSLTDRLIVFLRLAERPLIQRILGFISLVLVLWSPVAVPLLPAIVQSWTTKTPSRIAEFACIIGLYTAVMILVVLWGKRIRGYENPLEQYGLDLTSLPKIHNFLKGVIGGVMIVSSIQCINALLGYVSLSLPYTTSPLDALSWLKMSGKICMVVGQGIITATGVALVEELLFRSWLPQEIASDLGYHKGLIISGLAFALLQRSPWAIPGLWLLSLSLAGARQTTEGSLAVPVGMRAGILASSSILQRGGFLNYKPNLPLWITGTHPFQPFSGVIGFAFSLLLALFLYPRQPLQKKVKTTGHE, encoded by the exons ATGAATATCGgttcaaaatacaaaaacaccaattttcaaTACCCCTTCAACTTCAGGCCTCACGATAATCTCCGATTCGCATCCAAAAACCCTTTCCGAATCGTCGAGTTCCGTGTCTATCGTCGCCGGAGGCTCAAACTGAACCGAAAACTCGCACTCCGCAACCAGTTGGTTCCCTTCGATAACTTATTCAATAGCTTTGTCTCTCAATTCCCTTCCGCCAATTCATTGGAATTCATAGCTCCTGTACTCGGCTTCGCCTCCGGCATCGCTCTGTATCTCTCGCGTATCAACTCCCCGAAGCTTTCGGAGGTCTCGGATATCGGAGAGTGGATTCTGTTTACCAGTCCGACGCCATTTAATCGGTTCGTGTTGCTGCGGTGCCGGTCGATATCGTTCGAAGGGAGAGAGTTGTTGGAGGACGTGAACGAGAAACTGGTGAAGGAAGAAAAGCATTACGTGAGGCTCAACAGCGGTAGGATTCAAGTTAAAGCTGGTGGCGTTGAGACGGATAGTGATTTGGAGGAGAAATTGGAGTATCAGAGAGTTTGCGTGAATACCGATGACGGAGGAGTTATCTCGTTGGACTGGCCTGCCCATTTGGACCTCGAAGAGGAGCACGGATTGGATACCACTTTGTTGTTGGTGCCTGGCTCGGCTGAAGGAAGCATGGACAGAAATGTACGGTCTTTTGTCTGTGAAGCTCTCAAGCGCGGTTTGTTTCCCGTCCTTATGAACCCTAGAGGTTGTGCTGGTTCGCCTCTCACCACCGCAAG GTTATTTACAGCTGCTGACAGCGATGATGTCTGCACTGCCATACAGTTCATCAGTAAGGCAAGGCCTTGGACGACATTGATGGGTGTTGGCTGGGGTTATGGTGCTAACATGTTGACAAAGTACCTGGCTGAAGTTGGGGAGAAGACGCCACTCACGGCCGCCACATGCATTGACAGTCCGTTTGACTTAGAGGAGGCTACAAGGTTCTATTCTCATCACAGGGCTATTGATCAGAAGCTCACTGATGGACTGATAGATATTTTAAGATCCAACAAG GCACTGTTCCAAGGTAGAGCAAAAGGATTTGATGTAGAGAAGGCTCTCTCTGCAAAATCTGTTCGTGATTTTGAGAAAGCAATCTCTATGGTGTCTCATGGTTttgaagctgttgaagatttttattcaaaatctAGCACGAGAAGTATGGTTGGGAATGTGAAGATTCCTGTTCTTTTTATACAG AATGATGATGGATCAGTGCCTCTCTTCTCAATTCCACGCAGCTTGATAGCAGAAAATCCATTTACCAGCCTGCTCTTATGTTCATTTTTGCCTTCTAATGACATATATGGTGGTGGGTCTGCTATATCTTGGTACCAGCAACTCACAATTGAG TGGCTCACGGCAGTGGAGCTTGGACTTTTGAAGGGTCGTCATCCTCTTTTAAAAGATGTAGATATAACCATCAACCCTTCAAAAGGTTTAGCTCTTGCAAATGGCAGACCATCCCAAGACAGTGGAAAGGTTGCTAAGCTACTGGATCTTACTCACTTGAGTGCTTTAAATGGATATTCTGGGGATCGTATGAATGATATGCTTGAAGAAAGTGATGATGCTACTAGCTTAAGCTTAAGATCCAGAAAGGTGTCGCAAAGAAAGTTAGAAGTTGAAGATGCAAAATTGCAGGAAGTGGAAAATGGTGGTAACTCTATTGATGCAGAATTGGTCAACGACGAGGAAGTCAGTCCAGAAGATTCTGAAAGAGGTCAAGTGCTACAGACAGCACAAGTGGTAATGAATATGCTTGATATAACGATGCCTGGTATTCTAacagaagagaagaagaagaag GTTTTAACAGGTATTGATCAAGGAGAGACACTAATGAAAGCTTTGCAAGATGCTGTGCCAGAAGATGTTCGTGATAAGCTTACAAATGCGGTATCAGGAATTTTGCATGCTCAAGGTACAaatctaaaaattaatgaaCTCCTGGATGTTGCACGGATTTCAAATGTGTCATCAGGATTGAAGTCAAAGATCCAAGAGAAAGTCAGGGGAATATCAAATGAAGAAGGCTCATCTCAGGATCATCATACTTCAGATCAGATGAAAACAGCTGATGATCTGTCGGATAACTCTGTTAACAATCAACCTAGCATCAATAAAGCTTCTGGGGCAGTAGAATCTGAGCTTCATCAGTCAGAAAAATCTCAAAAACCCATCAACATATCCCAGTCTCAATCAGTGAGCAACCAGGGAAGCGAATCTTCCAGTTCTGTCAGGAAGGAAAGTGGTGATCTAGGAAACAATGAAAATGGTGGCGAGAATATTGACAATATTGAGAAGGGATCAGGTGTTAAGCCTAACAGTTCCAGCCATGCTGAAAAGGTAGGTGGTGCTGAGGAAGCAATTGTTGATGAGCACAAGGACCAAAGTGGAAGAATGGCTCAATCAGACACAAAAGAGGAGAATAATGACAAAAATGAAGAGAAATCGGTCCACAATGAAAATAAGATGGCATCAACTAGTATGACAGATGAGGTATCTTCATCTCCAGGATCCTTTTCTGAGGCACAAGTCCAACCAACAGAAAGGGAAGACAATGAAAATCAGAAGATGGATGACAAAAATATGCAGCCTACTCTGGATCAGACCAAGACTAATTCAGATTCTAATTCTCCAACATTCAATGTTTCTCAGGCTTTTGATGCCTTGACAGGGATGGACGATTCTACTCAAGTTGCAGTTAATAGTGTTTTTGGTGTAATAGAGAATATGATAACTCAGTTGGAAGAGGGTTCAGAAAATGAAAGTGAGAACAAGGATGAGGAAATTGATTCTGCATCTGACTCTGTATCTAGGAGTCATCATTTGATCAGCGATCACACGCTGGAAGATTCAGAAGGTACGAGTATTGATCAGAGTGTAGAGGCTGACAGATTAAGTAAGCCCTTAGCATTTAAACACATTGAGAACAGTATAAATTCACAGCATGCTTCACCAAACAGATTCTTAGAGAAGAAACCCTCTCATAGTCCGAGTTCATTTAATGGAAAGGAACTGAACAGTTCTCAGAAAAGTTACAAGGATAATAGCAATAGAAAGAACAATAAATTAGCTGGTAGCAATCTTCTTCTTGATAATTCTTACAGACTTAATAAAGCTACTAATGTTCCTTTGTACATAACTTCAAACGCAAATGGAGGCTCTCTTTATAATGAACGTCTTCATAATTATGTCACGTCTGACAATCCTACTAAACCACTAGATTTGGATACAACCACTGCACTCTTTCTCGACTACTTTCCAGAAGAAGGTAAGTGGATACTCAAAGAACAACCAGGAAATATTGAAAGTTCTGCCAATGATGTTCCAACTCAAAGGGATGTAGACAGAAATATGTCAAAGCAGTCACCTCCAAAGGTAGCTGATGAAGTAATTGAACCATCATATGTAGTATTAGATACAGAAACGCAACAGGAACCGGTTGAAGAATATGAGAGCACTGATAATGGGAAGGAATATGTCGAAATTAATGACAATAGGTCAGAGGAGTTGATGCATTTTGTGAAAAGTGTTGTATTGGATTCATTGAAGGTTGAAGTTGGTCGCAGGCAAAGTACAGCTGGCATGAAAGAAATGGAACCTAATCTTGCAAGAGATATGGAACAAGTGGCAAATGCAGTGTCATTGTCAATTAGACATGACAAGGATCACATCCAACTTTCTGATGTTAAATGCCATAAAATTGACTGTACGGAGAAAATTTGCACTCTTGACGGAGAGGATATTATTAGGGCCATATCGTCTGCTGTTCAGGAGACTAGCTACTTGAGAAGAGCGATTCCCGTTGGTGTCATCATAGGCTCTAGCTTAGCtgcattaagaaaatatttcaatGTAGAAACAGTGCATAGTCAGAATGTTGATGAAGCCAAAAAATCTGGAGAAATTGATCCTGGTATGGTTAATTACATTGAGACTCACCAAATTCCTGTCGAAAAGCCTATGCAGAATGGTTGGTTGGACAGTTCAGTCAGCAGGGCAGGGGGCAAAACTGAATCGAGGAATCTAAAAAATGAGACTATGATGATGGGTGCTGTTACTGCTGCCTTGGGGGCATCTGCCTTCCTGGTGCAGAACCAG GATACGTTCAAAGACAGTGAATTAAATTCATCCAAGTCTTTAAAAATGAGAGATAACAATCAAAAGGAGCCTGAGAAACTTGAGGAGGACACATCTGAAAAAGGCCAAAATAACCTGGTCACAAGTCTTGCTGAGAAAGCGATGTCAGTTGCTGGTCCAGTGGTACCCACGAAGGAAGATGGTGAAGTGGATCAAGAAAG GCTTGTCGCTATGTTGGCAGATTTGGGTCAGAAGGGTGGCATTTTGAGGTTGGTTGGCAAAGTTGCTCTGCTTTGGGGTGGTCTACGTGGTGCAATGAGTTTGACTGACAGGCTCATCGTGTTTCTTCGTCTTGCTGAACGGCCCTTGATCCAGAG GATTCTTGGGTTTATCAGCCTGGTACTTGTTTTATGGTCACCAGTTGCTGTTCCACTGCTTCCAGCAATTGTGCAGAGCTGGACAACAAAGACCCCGTCCAGAATTGCTGAGTTTGCTTGCATAATTGGCCTTTATACTGCTGTTATGATACTTGTAGTGTTATGGGGAAAAAGAATACGTGGGTATGAAAATCCACTTGAGCAGTATGGGCTAGATTTGACGTCATTGCCAAAG attcataattttttgaagGGCGTGATTGGAGGAGTCATGATTGTATCATCAATTCAATGTATTAATGCATTGCTTGGTTATGTCAGTCTTTCTTTGCCTTATACTACATCTCCTTTAGATGCCTTATCATGGCTCAAAATGAGCGGGAAAATTTGTATGGTTGTTGGTCAAGGAATTATAACAGCAACTGGTGTTGCACTTGTTGAAGAATTGCTATTCAGGTCATGGTTGCCCCAAGAAATTGCCTCTGATCTTGGATATCATAAAGGACTTATAATATCAGGACTTGCATTTGCTTTATTGCAGAG GTCTCCATGGGCAATACCAGGGCTATGGCTTCTATCTCTGAGTTTAGCAGGTGCTCGGCAGACAACCGAAGGCAGCCTTGCTGTTCCAGTTGGGATGCGTGCAGGAATACTGGCTTCAAGTTCCATCTTGCAGAGGGGTGGCTTTTTAAACTACAAACCTAACTTACCTCTTTGGATTACAGGGACTCACCCATTCCAACCATTCAGTGGGGTAATTGGTTTTGCATTTTCTTTACTATTGGCACTATTTCTCTATCCTAGACAACCTCTGCAGAAGAAAGTGAAGACGACAGGCCATGAATAA
- the LOC107407816 gene encoding uncharacterized protein LOC107407816 isoform X2, translating into MGVGWGYGANMLTKYLAEVGEKTPLTAATCIDSPFDLEEATRFYSHHRAIDQKLTDGLIDILRSNKALFQGRAKGFDVEKALSAKSVRDFEKAISMVSHGFEAVEDFYSKSSTRSMVGNVKIPVLFIQNDDGSVPLFSIPRSLIAENPFTSLLLCSFLPSNDIYGGGSAISWYQQLTIEWLTAVELGLLKGRHPLLKDVDITINPSKGLALANGRPSQDSGKVAKLLDLTHLSALNGYSGDRMNDMLEESDDATSLSLRSRKVSQRKLEVEDAKLQEVENGGNSIDAELVNDEEVSPEDSERGQVLQTAQVVMNMLDITMPGILTEEKKKKVLTGIDQGETLMKALQDAVPEDVRDKLTNAVSGILHAQGTNLKINELLDVARISNVSSGLKSKIQEKVRGISNEEGSSQDHHTSDQMKTADDLSDNSVNNQPSINKASGAVESELHQSEKSQKPINISQSQSVSNQGSESSSSVRKESGDLGNNENGGENIDNIEKGSGVKPNSSSHAEKVGGAEEAIVDEHKDQSGRMAQSDTKEENNDKNEEKSVHNENKMASTSMTDEVSSSPGSFSEAQVQPTEREDNENQKMDDKNMQPTLDQTKTNSDSNSPTFNVSQAFDALTGMDDSTQVAVNSVFGVIENMITQLEEGSENESENKDEEIDSASDSVSRSHHLISDHTLEDSEGTSIDQSVEADRLSKPLAFKHIENSINSQHASPNRFLEKKPSHSPSSFNGKELNSSQKSYKDNSNRKNNKLAGSNLLLDNSYRLNKATNVPLYITSNANGGSLYNERLHNYVTSDNPTKPLDLDTTTALFLDYFPEEGKWILKEQPGNIESSANDVPTQRDVDRNMSKQSPPKVADEVIEPSYVVLDTETQQEPVEEYESTDNGKEYVEINDNRSEELMHFVKSVVLDSLKVEVGRRQSTAGMKEMEPNLARDMEQVANAVSLSIRHDKDHIQLSDVKCHKIDCTEKICTLDGEDIIRAISSAVQETSYLRRAIPVGVIIGSSLAALRKYFNVETVHSQNVDEAKKSGEIDPGMVNYIETHQIPVEKPMQNGWLDSSVSRAGGKTESRNLKNETMMMGAVTAALGASAFLVQNQDTFKDSELNSSKSLKMRDNNQKEPEKLEEDTSEKGQNNLVTSLAEKAMSVAGPVVPTKEDGEVDQERLVAMLADLGQKGGILRLVGKVALLWGGLRGAMSLTDRLIVFLRLAERPLIQRILGFISLVLVLWSPVAVPLLPAIVQSWTTKTPSRIAEFACIIGLYTAVMILVVLWGKRIRGYENPLEQYGLDLTSLPKIHNFLKGVIGGVMIVSSIQCINALLGYVSLSLPYTTSPLDALSWLKMSGKICMVVGQGIITATGVALVEELLFRSWLPQEIASDLGYHKGLIISGLAFALLQRSPWAIPGLWLLSLSLAGARQTTEGSLAVPVGMRAGILASSSILQRGGFLNYKPNLPLWITGTHPFQPFSGVIGFAFSLLLALFLYPRQPLQKKVKTTGHE; encoded by the exons ATGGGTGTTGGCTGGGGTTATGGTGCTAACATGTTGACAAAGTACCTGGCTGAAGTTGGGGAGAAGACGCCACTCACGGCCGCCACATGCATTGACAGTCCGTTTGACTTAGAGGAGGCTACAAGGTTCTATTCTCATCACAGGGCTATTGATCAGAAGCTCACTGATGGACTGATAGATATTTTAAGATCCAACAAG GCACTGTTCCAAGGTAGAGCAAAAGGATTTGATGTAGAGAAGGCTCTCTCTGCAAAATCTGTTCGTGATTTTGAGAAAGCAATCTCTATGGTGTCTCATGGTTttgaagctgttgaagatttttattcaaaatctAGCACGAGAAGTATGGTTGGGAATGTGAAGATTCCTGTTCTTTTTATACAG AATGATGATGGATCAGTGCCTCTCTTCTCAATTCCACGCAGCTTGATAGCAGAAAATCCATTTACCAGCCTGCTCTTATGTTCATTTTTGCCTTCTAATGACATATATGGTGGTGGGTCTGCTATATCTTGGTACCAGCAACTCACAATTGAG TGGCTCACGGCAGTGGAGCTTGGACTTTTGAAGGGTCGTCATCCTCTTTTAAAAGATGTAGATATAACCATCAACCCTTCAAAAGGTTTAGCTCTTGCAAATGGCAGACCATCCCAAGACAGTGGAAAGGTTGCTAAGCTACTGGATCTTACTCACTTGAGTGCTTTAAATGGATATTCTGGGGATCGTATGAATGATATGCTTGAAGAAAGTGATGATGCTACTAGCTTAAGCTTAAGATCCAGAAAGGTGTCGCAAAGAAAGTTAGAAGTTGAAGATGCAAAATTGCAGGAAGTGGAAAATGGTGGTAACTCTATTGATGCAGAATTGGTCAACGACGAGGAAGTCAGTCCAGAAGATTCTGAAAGAGGTCAAGTGCTACAGACAGCACAAGTGGTAATGAATATGCTTGATATAACGATGCCTGGTATTCTAacagaagagaagaagaagaag GTTTTAACAGGTATTGATCAAGGAGAGACACTAATGAAAGCTTTGCAAGATGCTGTGCCAGAAGATGTTCGTGATAAGCTTACAAATGCGGTATCAGGAATTTTGCATGCTCAAGGTACAaatctaaaaattaatgaaCTCCTGGATGTTGCACGGATTTCAAATGTGTCATCAGGATTGAAGTCAAAGATCCAAGAGAAAGTCAGGGGAATATCAAATGAAGAAGGCTCATCTCAGGATCATCATACTTCAGATCAGATGAAAACAGCTGATGATCTGTCGGATAACTCTGTTAACAATCAACCTAGCATCAATAAAGCTTCTGGGGCAGTAGAATCTGAGCTTCATCAGTCAGAAAAATCTCAAAAACCCATCAACATATCCCAGTCTCAATCAGTGAGCAACCAGGGAAGCGAATCTTCCAGTTCTGTCAGGAAGGAAAGTGGTGATCTAGGAAACAATGAAAATGGTGGCGAGAATATTGACAATATTGAGAAGGGATCAGGTGTTAAGCCTAACAGTTCCAGCCATGCTGAAAAGGTAGGTGGTGCTGAGGAAGCAATTGTTGATGAGCACAAGGACCAAAGTGGAAGAATGGCTCAATCAGACACAAAAGAGGAGAATAATGACAAAAATGAAGAGAAATCGGTCCACAATGAAAATAAGATGGCATCAACTAGTATGACAGATGAGGTATCTTCATCTCCAGGATCCTTTTCTGAGGCACAAGTCCAACCAACAGAAAGGGAAGACAATGAAAATCAGAAGATGGATGACAAAAATATGCAGCCTACTCTGGATCAGACCAAGACTAATTCAGATTCTAATTCTCCAACATTCAATGTTTCTCAGGCTTTTGATGCCTTGACAGGGATGGACGATTCTACTCAAGTTGCAGTTAATAGTGTTTTTGGTGTAATAGAGAATATGATAACTCAGTTGGAAGAGGGTTCAGAAAATGAAAGTGAGAACAAGGATGAGGAAATTGATTCTGCATCTGACTCTGTATCTAGGAGTCATCATTTGATCAGCGATCACACGCTGGAAGATTCAGAAGGTACGAGTATTGATCAGAGTGTAGAGGCTGACAGATTAAGTAAGCCCTTAGCATTTAAACACATTGAGAACAGTATAAATTCACAGCATGCTTCACCAAACAGATTCTTAGAGAAGAAACCCTCTCATAGTCCGAGTTCATTTAATGGAAAGGAACTGAACAGTTCTCAGAAAAGTTACAAGGATAATAGCAATAGAAAGAACAATAAATTAGCTGGTAGCAATCTTCTTCTTGATAATTCTTACAGACTTAATAAAGCTACTAATGTTCCTTTGTACATAACTTCAAACGCAAATGGAGGCTCTCTTTATAATGAACGTCTTCATAATTATGTCACGTCTGACAATCCTACTAAACCACTAGATTTGGATACAACCACTGCACTCTTTCTCGACTACTTTCCAGAAGAAGGTAAGTGGATACTCAAAGAACAACCAGGAAATATTGAAAGTTCTGCCAATGATGTTCCAACTCAAAGGGATGTAGACAGAAATATGTCAAAGCAGTCACCTCCAAAGGTAGCTGATGAAGTAATTGAACCATCATATGTAGTATTAGATACAGAAACGCAACAGGAACCGGTTGAAGAATATGAGAGCACTGATAATGGGAAGGAATATGTCGAAATTAATGACAATAGGTCAGAGGAGTTGATGCATTTTGTGAAAAGTGTTGTATTGGATTCATTGAAGGTTGAAGTTGGTCGCAGGCAAAGTACAGCTGGCATGAAAGAAATGGAACCTAATCTTGCAAGAGATATGGAACAAGTGGCAAATGCAGTGTCATTGTCAATTAGACATGACAAGGATCACATCCAACTTTCTGATGTTAAATGCCATAAAATTGACTGTACGGAGAAAATTTGCACTCTTGACGGAGAGGATATTATTAGGGCCATATCGTCTGCTGTTCAGGAGACTAGCTACTTGAGAAGAGCGATTCCCGTTGGTGTCATCATAGGCTCTAGCTTAGCtgcattaagaaaatatttcaatGTAGAAACAGTGCATAGTCAGAATGTTGATGAAGCCAAAAAATCTGGAGAAATTGATCCTGGTATGGTTAATTACATTGAGACTCACCAAATTCCTGTCGAAAAGCCTATGCAGAATGGTTGGTTGGACAGTTCAGTCAGCAGGGCAGGGGGCAAAACTGAATCGAGGAATCTAAAAAATGAGACTATGATGATGGGTGCTGTTACTGCTGCCTTGGGGGCATCTGCCTTCCTGGTGCAGAACCAG GATACGTTCAAAGACAGTGAATTAAATTCATCCAAGTCTTTAAAAATGAGAGATAACAATCAAAAGGAGCCTGAGAAACTTGAGGAGGACACATCTGAAAAAGGCCAAAATAACCTGGTCACAAGTCTTGCTGAGAAAGCGATGTCAGTTGCTGGTCCAGTGGTACCCACGAAGGAAGATGGTGAAGTGGATCAAGAAAG GCTTGTCGCTATGTTGGCAGATTTGGGTCAGAAGGGTGGCATTTTGAGGTTGGTTGGCAAAGTTGCTCTGCTTTGGGGTGGTCTACGTGGTGCAATGAGTTTGACTGACAGGCTCATCGTGTTTCTTCGTCTTGCTGAACGGCCCTTGATCCAGAG GATTCTTGGGTTTATCAGCCTGGTACTTGTTTTATGGTCACCAGTTGCTGTTCCACTGCTTCCAGCAATTGTGCAGAGCTGGACAACAAAGACCCCGTCCAGAATTGCTGAGTTTGCTTGCATAATTGGCCTTTATACTGCTGTTATGATACTTGTAGTGTTATGGGGAAAAAGAATACGTGGGTATGAAAATCCACTTGAGCAGTATGGGCTAGATTTGACGTCATTGCCAAAG attcataattttttgaagGGCGTGATTGGAGGAGTCATGATTGTATCATCAATTCAATGTATTAATGCATTGCTTGGTTATGTCAGTCTTTCTTTGCCTTATACTACATCTCCTTTAGATGCCTTATCATGGCTCAAAATGAGCGGGAAAATTTGTATGGTTGTTGGTCAAGGAATTATAACAGCAACTGGTGTTGCACTTGTTGAAGAATTGCTATTCAGGTCATGGTTGCCCCAAGAAATTGCCTCTGATCTTGGATATCATAAAGGACTTATAATATCAGGACTTGCATTTGCTTTATTGCAGAG GTCTCCATGGGCAATACCAGGGCTATGGCTTCTATCTCTGAGTTTAGCAGGTGCTCGGCAGACAACCGAAGGCAGCCTTGCTGTTCCAGTTGGGATGCGTGCAGGAATACTGGCTTCAAGTTCCATCTTGCAGAGGGGTGGCTTTTTAAACTACAAACCTAACTTACCTCTTTGGATTACAGGGACTCACCCATTCCAACCATTCAGTGGGGTAATTGGTTTTGCATTTTCTTTACTATTGGCACTATTTCTCTATCCTAGACAACCTCTGCAGAAGAAAGTGAAGACGACAGGCCATGAATAA